The proteins below are encoded in one region of Campylobacter rectus:
- the nrfD gene encoding NrfD/PsrC family molybdoenzyme membrane anchor subunit: MNGAINFTATFSHGVEWGWPIAVYLLLAGMSGGALVVAILVKLYKKQTESTPLFKAASLLSLVTILLGMVCLVADLERPLLFWKILINYNFTSVMSVGVAALCVYIPLSFVACLYALESELGEFLTHKFTFLKGLFALVMKILNALRLPLLALTLVFAIAICAYTGFLISVLVRFPILNTAVLPALFVASGLSAGIAGSSLIAAFFFKEDLHGGDLKILHAVEWPVLAMEILLIGMIFVSLVTGSDVQKAASIAFKSGFYAKMFWLGVVGIGFCVPLVLNFMLGKKVAHSPFAFYASALASVIGVLLLRMFILYAGQTYDIIM, from the coding sequence ATGAACGGAGCCATAAATTTCACTGCGACCTTCTCGCACGGCGTGGAGTGGGGCTGGCCGATCGCAGTTTATCTTTTGCTAGCGGGTATGAGCGGCGGCGCTTTAGTAGTTGCGATCCTTGTTAAGCTTTATAAAAAGCAAACCGAAAGCACGCCGCTGTTTAAGGCTGCGTCGTTGCTTTCATTGGTCACTATTTTGCTCGGTATGGTTTGCCTCGTAGCCGATTTGGAGCGGCCGCTACTTTTTTGGAAAATTTTGATCAATTACAACTTCACCTCGGTTATGTCCGTGGGCGTGGCGGCGCTTTGCGTTTATATCCCGCTTAGCTTCGTAGCCTGTCTTTACGCGCTTGAGAGCGAGTTAGGGGAGTTTTTGACGCATAAATTTACGTTTTTAAAAGGGCTTTTTGCGCTTGTGATGAAAATTTTAAACGCGCTTCGCCTGCCGCTTCTTGCGCTCACGCTTGTTTTTGCGATTGCGATCTGCGCCTATACGGGATTTTTGATCTCGGTTTTAGTTAGATTTCCTATCCTAAATACCGCCGTTTTGCCGGCGCTTTTCGTGGCATCGGGCTTATCGGCGGGGATTGCGGGCTCAAGCTTAATAGCCGCATTTTTCTTTAAAGAAGACTTGCACGGCGGCGATCTTAAAATTTTACACGCCGTCGAGTGGCCGGTTTTAGCGATGGAAATTTTACTTATCGGTATGATTTTCGTTTCGCTAGTAACGGGCAGCGACGTGCAAAAAGCCGCCAGCATCGCCTTTAAGAGCGGATTTTATGCGAAAATGTTTTGGCTAGGCGTCGTTGGCATAGGCTTTTGCGTGCCGCTCGTTTTAAATTTTATGCTCGGCAAAAAGGTCGCGCATTCGCCGTTTGCATTTTATGCGAGCGCGCTAGCTAGCGTCATAGGCGTGCTGCTTCTTAGGATGTTTATTTTGTATGCAGGACAAACTTACGATATAATTATGTAA